A single region of the Lycium barbarum isolate Lr01 chromosome 2, ASM1917538v2, whole genome shotgun sequence genome encodes:
- the LOC132629150 gene encoding uncharacterized protein LOC132629150: protein MIEIEDLQMWLQRWTPDFKPEEDIPLAPIWALLPGLPFHMHNWVYIKQIVEAAGTPIEVDLATKNMNRPSMAKVRIEIDLLKPLVTNVWIGNEDEDSPLRGFTQKIEYESIPKYCKHCRKLGHNLANCRTIEKKKLEQNQVNPTIKENIKEPKLNTNSKNDLKGVQDVKGAQDLNLQKNNRGRERQITNKDFGKHKRGKSEPPKGYFRPTGAIFGKDKPLPTSEKTSTNITNNTKQNESDMEKKKEDDEIHVIQKGDDEIQVNNIPEASEKAEGGTESNRKDQGKRETFMIKDPSELHVDLFGEDWQEPNIKKDKKNKSKNGSPRHNQMVSNTNQSAGIIDEDHNRFTTLNNESESTEDEEEQEQDKYEDTYEGEEGKQ from the exons ATGATAGAAATTGAAGATCTTCAGATGTGGTTGCAACGATGGACTCCGGATTTTAAGCCTGAAGAGGATATCCCATTGGCACCCATTTGGGCTCTACTACCAGGTTTGCCATTTCATATGCATAATTGGGTATATATTAAGCAAATAGTTGAGGCTGCCGGAACACCCATAGAAGTGGATCTTGCTACCAAAAATATGAATAGACCAAGTATGGCTAAAGTCAGAATTGAAATCGATTTGCTTAAACCATTGGTAACGAATGTCTGGATTGGTAATGAAGATGAGGACAGCCCTCTTAGGGGGTTCACTCAGAAAATTGAATACGAAAGCATCCCAAAATATTGCAAGCATTGTAGGAAACTTGGTCACAATTTGGCAAACTGCAGGACCATTGAAAAGAAAAAATTGGAGCAAAATCAGGTGAATCCTACCATCAAAGAGAACATCAAGGAACCAAAGTTGAATACTAATAGCAAGAATGATTTGAAAGGTGTCCAGGATGTTAAAGGTGCTCAGGATCTTAACTTGCAAAAAAACAATAGAGGAAGAGAGAGGCAGATTACCAATAAGGATTTTGGGAAACATAAAAGAGGCAAAAGTGAGCCTCCCAAAGGATACTTCAGACCTACTGGAGCTATTTTTGGGAAAGATAAGCCTTTACCTACATCAGAGAAAACTAGCACTAATATTACTAACAATACTAAGCAAAACGAATCAGATATGGAAAAAAAG AAGGAAGATGATGAAATACATGTTATTCAGAAGGGAGATGATGAAATACAAGTCAATAATATTCCTGAGGCAAGTGAAAAGGCTGAAGGGGGGACAGAAAGTAACAGAAAGGATCAAGGCAAAAGAGAGACTTTTATGATCAAAGATCCCAGTGAGCTTCATGTTGACTTGTTTGGAGAAGATTGGCAAGAACCAAATATAAAAAAAGACAAGAAGAACAAGTCCAAAAATGGAAGTCCTAGGCATAATCAAATGGTGTCAAACACTAATCAGTCCGCTGGAATTATCGATGAGGATCATAACAGATTTACTACTTTGAATAATGAATCCGAGAGCACTGAGGATGAGGAGGAGCAAGAACAAGATAAATATGAGGATACTTACGAAGGTGAAGAAGGAAAGCAATGA
- the LOC132623724 gene encoding probable sucrose-phosphate synthase produces MVATKNGGPVDIHRVLDNGLLVDPHDQQAIADALLKLVADKQLWAKCRANGFKNIHLFSWPEHCKTYLSRIASCKPRQPRWLRFDDDDDENSETDSPSDSLRDIHDISLNLRFSLDGEKNDNKENADNTLDPEARKSKLENAVLSWSKGALKSTPKTWSSDKADQNSGAGKFPAIRRRRHI; encoded by the exons ATGGTTGCCACAAAAAATGGAGGACCTGTTGATATACATAGG GTTCTTGACAATGGTCTCTTAGTGGATCCCCATGATCAGCAGGCAATCGCTGATGCTCTTTTGAAGTTGGTTGCTGATAAGCAATTGTGGGCTAAATGCAGGGCAAATGGATTTAAAAATATCCACCTTTTCTCATGGCCTGAGCACTGTAAAACTTATCTTTCCCGGATAGCTAGCTGCAAACCAAGGCAACCACGCTGGCTGAGAttcgatgatgatgatgatgaaaattCAGAAACAGATTCACCTAGTGATTCGTTGAGAGATATTCATGATATATCTCTGAATTTGAGATTTTCATTAGATGGTGAAAAGAATGATAATAAAGAAAATGCTGATAATACATTAGACCCCGAAGCTCGAAAGAGCAAGTTAGAGAATGCTGTTTTGTCCTGGTCTAAGGGTGCACTGAAGAGCACACCAAAAACTTGGTCGTCAGATAAGGCCGACCAGAACTCTGGTGCTGGTAAATTCCCAGCGATAAGGAGGAGAAGACATATTTAG